Proteins found in one Herbiconiux sp. A18JL235 genomic segment:
- a CDS encoding Dabb family protein translates to MIRHIVTWRLAATDPEQRAADAAEIARVLTALRDTVPSVRALDVHVNQAYFEKNWDIVLVADYDSLAALDAYQQHPEHVAAAPIVASRVSDRASIDFEL, encoded by the coding sequence ATGATCCGTCACATCGTCACCTGGAGGCTCGCCGCCACCGACCCCGAGCAGCGCGCCGCGGATGCCGCCGAGATCGCGCGCGTGCTCACCGCACTCCGCGACACGGTGCCGTCGGTACGGGCGCTCGACGTGCACGTGAACCAGGCGTACTTCGAGAAGAACTGGGACATCGTGCTCGTCGCCGACTACGACTCCCTCGCCGCCCTCGACGCCTACCAGCAGCACCCCGAGCACGTGGCCGCCGCCCCGATCGTCGCCTCGCGGGTCTCCGACCGCGCGTCGATCGACTTCGAGCTCTGA
- a CDS encoding helix-turn-helix transcriptional regulator, with the protein MADIFSVIADPTRRQLLSLLLDRYVSADPVSASGAGEGEYSVSELVAQLELSQPTVSKHLKVLRDAGLVVVREEGQHRYYRIDVSPLEDVEDWLIPFLSADFDTAEEDELWENASDAVKSAAATFGQNVGRRAAQTSHAVKTVADDLVSKLRR; encoded by the coding sequence ATGGCCGACATCTTCTCCGTGATCGCTGACCCCACGAGGCGCCAGCTTCTCTCGCTGCTGCTCGACCGGTACGTCTCCGCCGACCCGGTGAGCGCATCCGGAGCCGGTGAGGGGGAGTACAGCGTGTCGGAGCTCGTGGCGCAGCTCGAACTCAGCCAGCCGACCGTGTCGAAGCACCTCAAGGTGCTGCGCGACGCGGGTCTCGTGGTGGTGCGCGAGGAGGGCCAGCACCGCTACTACCGCATCGACGTGTCGCCGCTCGAAGACGTCGAGGACTGGCTCATCCCGTTCCTCTCGGCCGACTTCGACACCGCCGAAGAAGACGAGCTCTGGGAGAACGCCTCCGACGCCGTGAAGTCGGCTGCGGCGACCTTCGGGCAGAACGTCGGCCGGCGCGCCGCGCAGACCTCGCACGCGGTGAAGACGGTCGCCGACGACCTCGTCTCGAAGCTGCGCCGCTGA
- the proC gene encoding pyrroline-5-carboxylate reductase encodes MTIAENAYPSSDSPEGTALPSIALLGAGSMGRAILSGLLAPGVTVDGGIRVTNRSASKAAEFDDEPRVTAFATETDPEANRRAVEGAAIVLVAVKPAMVPDLLMEIADALEPGAVVVSVAAGVTVSTFEKHLPASVSVLRSMPNTPAVVGRAVTGLSAGTRSSDDDLALVRALFETVGTVVEVPESQLDALSTISGSGPAYVYLLIEAMTAAAVEKGFTEDQAAVLVNGTFAGATELLVQSGKTPTELRIQVTSPKGTTERAIAVLQEAGLPELFTTATDAALARARELAAG; translated from the coding sequence GTGACCATCGCCGAGAACGCATATCCCTCGTCAGACTCGCCCGAAGGCACGGCGCTTCCGAGCATCGCCCTGCTGGGCGCGGGCTCGATGGGGCGCGCCATCCTGAGTGGTCTCCTGGCGCCCGGGGTAACCGTCGACGGCGGCATTCGTGTGACGAACCGGAGCGCGTCGAAGGCCGCCGAGTTCGACGACGAGCCGCGCGTCACCGCTTTCGCCACCGAGACGGACCCCGAGGCGAATCGGCGCGCCGTGGAAGGCGCAGCGATCGTCCTCGTGGCAGTGAAGCCCGCGATGGTCCCCGACCTCCTCATGGAGATCGCCGATGCGCTCGAGCCCGGCGCCGTGGTGGTGAGCGTCGCCGCAGGCGTGACCGTGTCGACCTTCGAGAAGCACCTCCCCGCATCCGTCTCGGTGCTGCGCTCGATGCCCAACACCCCGGCCGTGGTCGGCCGCGCCGTCACGGGCCTGTCGGCAGGTACCCGCTCGAGCGACGACGACCTCGCTCTCGTGCGGGCGCTGTTCGAGACGGTGGGGACGGTGGTCGAGGTTCCTGAATCACAGCTCGATGCTCTCAGCACGATCTCCGGCTCCGGCCCGGCCTACGTCTATCTGTTGATAGAGGCGATGACGGCGGCGGCTGTGGAGAAGGGATTCACCGAGGACCAGGCGGCCGTGCTCGTGAACGGCACCTTCGCCGGCGCCACCGAGCTCCTGGTGCAGTCGGGGAAGACGCCGACCGAGCTGCGCATCCAGGTGACGAGCCCCAAAGGCACCACCGAGCGAGCGATCGCCGTGCTGCAGGAGGCGGGCCTCCCCGAGCTCTTCACCACAGCGACCGACGCAGCGCTCGCCCGAGCCCGGGAGCTGGCCGCGGGCTGA
- a CDS encoding cytochrome c biogenesis CcdA family protein — protein MNGNPFAEVVLSGQLLLAIPIALLAGIVSFASPCVLPLVPGYLGYVSGFSGSGDGTTDAAGRKAGRRRMLLGIALFILGFSAIFLAYSAVFGALGTWLIVWQDTITRVMGAVVIALGLVFIGQFSFLQRTIKPNWRPATGLAGAPVLGIVFGLGWTPCIGPTLGAIQALSLSGGSAWSGVLLGLFYCIGLGVPFLLVALGLDWVTGSVAFLKRHIRAINIVGGALLVLIGILMVSGLWTIWIYELQAVINGFVTPI, from the coding sequence GTGAACGGCAACCCCTTCGCCGAGGTGGTGCTGAGCGGGCAGCTGCTGCTCGCCATCCCGATCGCCCTGCTCGCCGGCATCGTCTCCTTCGCCTCACCCTGCGTACTGCCGCTCGTCCCCGGCTACCTCGGATACGTCAGCGGCTTCTCCGGCAGCGGCGACGGAACGACGGATGCTGCGGGCCGCAAGGCAGGCAGGCGACGGATGCTCCTCGGCATCGCCCTGTTCATCCTCGGCTTCTCGGCGATCTTCCTGGCCTACTCCGCCGTCTTCGGTGCCCTCGGCACCTGGCTCATCGTCTGGCAGGACACCATCACCCGCGTCATGGGTGCCGTGGTGATCGCCCTGGGCCTCGTGTTCATCGGCCAGTTCAGCTTCCTCCAGCGCACCATCAAGCCGAACTGGCGCCCGGCGACCGGCCTCGCCGGAGCCCCGGTGCTCGGCATCGTGTTCGGCCTCGGCTGGACCCCGTGCATCGGCCCGACGCTCGGGGCCATCCAGGCCCTCAGCCTCTCCGGCGGCTCGGCCTGGAGCGGCGTGCTGCTCGGCCTGTTCTACTGCATCGGCCTCGGCGTGCCGTTCCTCCTGGTCGCCCTCGGGCTCGACTGGGTGACGGGGTCGGTCGCCTTCCTCAAGCGCCACATCCGGGCCATCAACATCGTCGGCGGCGCGCTCCTCGTGCTCATCGGCATCCTCATGGTCTCCGGCCTCTGGACGATCTGGATCTACGAGCTTCAGGCGGTGATCAACGGCTTTGTCACGCCCATCTGA
- a CDS encoding DUF4870 domain-containing protein, whose protein sequence is MTTATPLTAQDEKTWIPLVLYTLGGVLAFVLVGFALLFLAPLVQLAGVVLAIVAGVKAGQAGTFRYPFVLRFLK, encoded by the coding sequence ATGACAACCGCGACTCCGCTCACCGCCCAGGACGAGAAGACCTGGATTCCCCTCGTGCTCTACACGCTCGGCGGGGTGCTCGCCTTCGTGCTCGTCGGCTTCGCCCTGCTCTTCCTCGCCCCGCTGGTGCAGCTCGCCGGCGTCGTGCTCGCGATCGTCGCGGGCGTCAAAGCCGGTCAGGCCGGTACGTTCCGATATCCCTTCGTCCTGAGGTTCCTGAAATGA
- the tadA gene encoding tRNA adenosine(34) deaminase TadA, which produces MHEALAEAHAAVGASDDVPVGAVLLDRDGVVVGVGRNERELRHDPTAHAEVMAIRDAAERRGDWHLTDTTLVVTLEPCVMCAGAILAARIPRVVFGAWDDKAGAAGSIYDVLRDRRLNHRVEVFAGIEADACAALLRDFFSTR; this is translated from the coding sequence ATGCACGAGGCGCTCGCCGAGGCGCACGCCGCCGTCGGCGCCAGCGACGACGTGCCGGTCGGGGCCGTGCTGCTCGATCGCGACGGAGTCGTCGTCGGGGTAGGCCGCAACGAGCGGGAGCTGCGCCACGACCCGACGGCGCACGCCGAGGTCATGGCCATCCGCGACGCCGCCGAGCGTCGAGGCGACTGGCACCTCACCGATACCACCCTCGTGGTCACGCTCGAGCCCTGTGTGATGTGCGCCGGTGCCATCCTGGCCGCCCGCATACCCCGCGTGGTGTTCGGCGCCTGGGACGACAAGGCCGGAGCCGCAGGCTCGATCTACGACGTGCTCCGCGACCGCCGCCTCAATCACCGCGTCGAGGTGTTCGCAGGCATCGAGGCCGACGCCTGCGCCGCTCTCCTCCGCGACTTCTTCTCCACCCGCTGA
- a CDS encoding TrkA family potassium uptake protein gives MVDRIKHDAPVLVIGLGRFGAATAGELDRLGREVLAIDEDERLVQKWSERVTHTVQADAKNVEALRQIGASEFQIAVVAVGSSIEASVLITANLVDLRVPQIWAKAISRSHGKILERIGANHVIYPEAEAGERVAHLVSGRMLDFIQFDDDFALVKMYPPKPIRGLNLTESGVRSKYHVTVVGVKSPGKPFTYATETTVVSNHDLIIVSGKSSDIEAFATLGN, from the coding sequence TTGGTTGACCGCATCAAGCACGACGCCCCGGTGCTCGTGATCGGCCTGGGGCGCTTCGGCGCCGCCACCGCGGGCGAGCTCGACCGGCTGGGCCGCGAGGTGCTCGCCATCGACGAAGACGAGCGGCTGGTGCAGAAGTGGTCGGAGCGGGTCACCCACACGGTGCAGGCCGACGCCAAGAACGTCGAGGCGCTGCGGCAGATCGGGGCCTCCGAGTTCCAGATCGCCGTGGTGGCGGTGGGCTCGTCGATCGAGGCTTCGGTGCTCATCACGGCGAACCTGGTCGACCTGCGGGTTCCCCAGATCTGGGCGAAGGCGATCTCGCGGTCGCACGGCAAGATCCTCGAGCGCATCGGGGCGAACCACGTCATCTACCCCGAGGCCGAGGCGGGTGAGCGGGTGGCGCATCTGGTGTCGGGGCGCATGCTCGACTTCATCCAGTTCGACGACGACTTCGCGCTGGTGAAGATGTACCCGCCGAAGCCCATCCGCGGGCTCAACCTCACCGAGTCGGGGGTGCGCTCGAAGTACCACGTGACCGTGGTGGGTGTGAAGAGCCCGGGCAAGCCGTTCACGTACGCCACCGAGACGACGGTGGTGTCGAACCACGACCTCATCATCGTCTCGGGCAAGAGCTCCGACATCGAGGCGTTCGCGACGCTCGGGAACTGA
- a CDS encoding histidine phosphatase family protein: MSARQIHLVRHGEVFNPDEVLYGRLPNFELSELGHRFAKAAADDLVARRRAVAALYTSPLQRARESGQPIAQAFELAPSIEERIIEPTNAFEGRRMKGPGGALRDPRMWRFLWNPWRPAWGEAFRSISARMLAAMNDAYDKAEADGAEGDIVMVSHQLPIWMAHRTIVGEPLPHDPRKRRCALSSITSFERRDGRLVEVGYTDPAAGLAAKATDVGAV, translated from the coding sequence GTGTCCGCCCGCCAGATCCACCTCGTCCGCCACGGTGAAGTCTTCAACCCCGACGAAGTGCTCTACGGGCGCCTGCCGAACTTCGAGCTCTCCGAGCTCGGGCACCGCTTCGCGAAGGCGGCAGCCGACGACCTGGTGGCACGCCGGCGCGCGGTCGCGGCGCTCTACACCTCGCCGCTGCAGCGGGCCCGCGAGTCGGGGCAGCCGATCGCGCAGGCGTTCGAGCTCGCGCCCTCCATCGAGGAGCGCATCATCGAGCCGACGAACGCCTTCGAGGGCCGTCGCATGAAGGGCCCGGGCGGCGCGCTCCGCGACCCGCGCATGTGGCGGTTCCTGTGGAACCCGTGGCGCCCCGCCTGGGGCGAGGCGTTCCGCTCCATCTCGGCCCGCATGCTCGCCGCGATGAACGATGCCTACGACAAGGCCGAGGCTGACGGCGCGGAGGGCGACATCGTGATGGTGAGCCACCAGCTCCCGATCTGGATGGCGCATCGCACCATCGTGGGCGAGCCCCTCCCGCACGACCCGCGCAAGCGCCGCTGCGCGCTCTCCAGCATCACCAGCTTCGAACGGCGCGACGGCCGGCTCGTCGAGGTGGGCTACACCGACCCTGCCGCGGGCCTGGCGGCGAAGGCCACCGACGTGGGGGCCGTCTGA
- a CDS encoding AURKAIP1/COX24 domain-containing protein, with the protein MGSVIKKRRKRMAKKKHRKLLRKTRHQRRNKK; encoded by the coding sequence GTGGGTTCCGTTATCAAGAAGCGTCGCAAGCGCATGGCGAAGAAGAAGCACCGCAAGCTGCTTCGCAAGACCCGCCACCAGCGTCGCAACAAGAAGTAG
- a CDS encoding TlpA family protein disulfide reductase — protein MTPRPRRRLVVAAAALAAVAFLLAGCTSENDALADQYLNGDNKGYISGDGTVTEIPEAERGEPVEFAGTDEDGAPISSTDYAGEVLVVNFWYAGCAPCRAEAPDLQKLSAAYEGEGASFLGVNVRDQAATAKAFSENYGIGYPSVVDTDGAMQLAFAGKISPKAVPTTLVLDKEGRVAARIVGRVSEPSILDTLITSSLDPSAEPGTDGSGTATPTPAAAGAS, from the coding sequence ATGACGCCCCGCCCCCGTCGCCGGCTCGTCGTTGCCGCCGCCGCGCTGGCGGCCGTCGCGTTCCTGCTCGCCGGGTGCACCTCCGAGAACGACGCCCTCGCCGACCAGTACCTCAACGGCGACAACAAGGGCTACATCTCGGGCGACGGCACGGTCACCGAGATTCCCGAGGCCGAGCGCGGCGAGCCCGTCGAGTTCGCGGGCACCGATGAAGACGGAGCGCCGATCTCCTCGACCGACTACGCGGGCGAGGTGCTCGTGGTGAACTTCTGGTACGCCGGATGCGCCCCCTGCCGCGCCGAAGCCCCCGACCTGCAGAAATTGAGCGCCGCCTACGAGGGCGAGGGTGCGAGCTTCCTCGGCGTGAACGTGCGCGACCAGGCCGCCACCGCCAAGGCGTTCTCCGAGAACTACGGCATCGGCTACCCCTCGGTGGTCGACACCGACGGAGCGATGCAGCTCGCGTTCGCCGGCAAGATCTCCCCGAAGGCCGTACCGACGACCCTCGTGCTCGACAAGGAAGGCCGGGTCGCGGCCCGCATCGTGGGCCGCGTGAGCGAGCCCTCCATCCTCGACACTCTCATCACGTCGAGCCTCGATCCGAGCGCCGAACCCGGCACCGACGGCTCGGGTACCGCCACACCCACCCCCGCCGCCGCGGGCGCGAGCTGA
- a CDS encoding glutaredoxin family protein codes for MPTVSLTLIAKPGCHLCDDAREIVHSVLGDLEAELPGLEVTVTELSILDNPALRDEFAEEIPVVMIDGRVHTIWRVEPARLRTALREAAE; via the coding sequence GTGCCGACAGTCTCGCTCACCCTGATCGCCAAGCCCGGATGTCATCTCTGCGATGACGCGCGAGAGATCGTGCATTCGGTGCTGGGGGACCTCGAAGCCGAGCTGCCCGGGCTCGAGGTGACGGTGACGGAATTGTCGATTCTCGACAATCCGGCGCTCCGGGACGAGTTCGCCGAAGAGATCCCCGTCGTCATGATCGACGGGCGTGTGCACACCATCTGGCGGGTCGAGCCGGCCCGTCTCCGAACCGCGCTCCGGGAGGCAGCCGAATGA
- a CDS encoding helix-turn-helix domain-containing protein — translation MGDTVADLDDVRFLTVAEVAEMMRVSKMTVYRMVHSGELPAIRFGRSFRVPESAVAQAVQNHIADSA, via the coding sequence ATGGGCGACACCGTGGCTGACCTTGATGACGTGCGGTTCCTCACCGTCGCCGAGGTGGCGGAGATGATGAGGGTCTCGAAGATGACCGTGTACCGCATGGTGCACTCGGGCGAGCTGCCCGCCATCCGCTTCGGCCGCTCGTTCCGGGTGCCCGAGTCGGCGGTCGCCCAGGCGGTGCAGAACCACATCGCCGACTCCGCCTAG
- a CDS encoding glutamine amidotransferase, which yields MTGPGADARRRAVVVQHDEAVGLGNFEPVLREHGYEISVVSARAPGFAAALDAASDADLLVVLGSTSGVYEADRHEFIAPEIAHLRVRLAAERPALGVCFGAQIIAAALGEEVRPGDTVDVGYREVQPTIEGHDSAVRHIVGVPVAEWHGDTFDLPTGVTLLASSEAYRNEAYGIGDWLLAVQFHPELTDEMHEEWVQGDAAYLARHDIDADGLRAQRARYGGPMQLASARMLGEYLSRLP from the coding sequence TTGACCGGGCCGGGAGCCGACGCCCGGCGTCGGGCCGTCGTCGTGCAGCACGACGAGGCGGTGGGGCTCGGCAACTTCGAGCCGGTTCTGCGCGAGCACGGATACGAGATCTCGGTCGTCTCGGCCCGCGCGCCCGGGTTCGCCGCGGCGCTCGACGCCGCCTCCGATGCCGACCTGCTCGTGGTACTGGGGTCGACGAGCGGAGTCTACGAGGCGGATCGGCATGAGTTCATCGCGCCCGAGATCGCGCACCTGCGCGTGCGGCTCGCTGCGGAGCGCCCCGCGCTCGGGGTCTGCTTCGGCGCGCAGATCATCGCCGCCGCGCTCGGCGAGGAGGTGCGCCCGGGCGACACGGTCGACGTCGGGTACCGGGAGGTTCAGCCCACCATCGAGGGGCACGACTCCGCGGTGCGGCACATCGTCGGCGTGCCGGTGGCCGAGTGGCACGGCGACACCTTCGACCTCCCCACCGGCGTCACGCTCCTGGCCTCCTCCGAGGCATACCGCAACGAGGCCTACGGCATCGGCGACTGGCTGCTCGCCGTGCAGTTCCACCCGGAACTCACCGACGAGATGCACGAGGAGTGGGTGCAGGGCGATGCCGCCTACCTCGCGCGCCACGACATCGACGCCGACGGGCTGCGCGCCCAACGCGCCCGCTACGGCGGCCCCATGCAGCTCGCCTCCGCGCGCATGCTCGGCGAGTACCTCTCGCGCCTGCCCTGA
- a CDS encoding cation diffusion facilitator family transporter has translation MSSSGGTRAIIAALLANIGIAIAKFVAFLISGSSSMLAESVHSLADSGNQLLLLLGGRKAKKKADKEHPFGYGRERYVYAFVVSIILFSVGGVFSIYEGIEKIANPHPIEMPWVPLAVLVVAIALEGFSLRTAIKESNHTRGKQNWVQFVRRAKAPELPVVLLEDTAALTGLAFALVGVSLSAVTGNGLWDGISTLFIGALLVLVAVVLGIETKSLLVGEGAGDADVARIRSAIEGTAKVDRLIHMKTLYLGPEELLVAAKIALAPESELRDVAATINEAEANIRAAVPIARVIYLEPDVYVPPVDVETHTAAIVIKSAD, from the coding sequence GTGAGCAGTTCGGGAGGTACCCGCGCCATCATCGCGGCGCTGCTGGCGAACATCGGCATCGCCATCGCGAAGTTCGTCGCGTTCCTCATCTCGGGGTCGTCGTCGATGCTGGCCGAGAGCGTGCACTCCCTCGCCGACTCGGGCAACCAGCTGCTCCTGCTGCTCGGCGGGCGGAAGGCGAAGAAGAAGGCTGACAAGGAGCATCCGTTCGGCTACGGCCGCGAGCGCTATGTCTACGCCTTCGTGGTGTCGATCATCCTGTTCTCGGTCGGTGGCGTGTTCTCGATCTACGAGGGCATCGAGAAGATCGCGAACCCCCACCCCATCGAGATGCCGTGGGTGCCGCTCGCCGTGCTCGTCGTCGCGATCGCGCTCGAGGGCTTCTCGCTGCGCACCGCCATCAAAGAGTCGAACCACACGCGCGGGAAGCAGAACTGGGTGCAGTTCGTGCGCCGGGCCAAGGCACCCGAGCTTCCGGTCGTGCTGCTCGAAGACACGGCGGCGCTCACCGGTCTCGCCTTCGCACTCGTCGGCGTGAGCCTCTCGGCCGTCACGGGGAACGGGCTGTGGGACGGGATCAGCACGCTGTTCATCGGTGCCCTGCTCGTGCTCGTCGCCGTCGTTCTCGGCATCGAGACGAAGAGCCTTCTCGTCGGGGAGGGGGCAGGCGACGCCGACGTGGCGCGCATCCGTTCGGCCATCGAGGGCACAGCGAAGGTCGACCGGCTCATCCACATGAAGACCCTCTACCTCGGGCCGGAGGAGCTGCTCGTCGCCGCGAAGATCGCGCTGGCGCCCGAGTCGGAGCTGCGCGACGTGGCGGCGACGATCAACGAGGCGGAGGCGAACATCCGCGCCGCCGTGCCCATCGCGCGCGTCATCTACCTCGAGCCCGATGTGTACGTGCCGCCGGTCGACGTCGAGACCCACACGGCCGCCATCGTCATCAAGAGCGCCGATTGA
- a CDS encoding TrkH family potassium uptake protein: MSDRTTAISLNPLNRSRSWAGRARNGLREFSETSPSRFAILIFASLILIFTVLFSLPISSARGTVTGLADSLFTAVSVICVTGLSTVDMATHWSVFGHIVVFVGVQIGALGVLTLASILGLAVSRRLGLRARLIAASDTNPLRMHHGPVAEGQAVRLGEIGSLLVTVAISALVIEAALAALLFPRMLLDGIPVGEAVWYSFYYSAMAFTNTGFAPNAEGLAAFENDYFFLSVLMIGVFLGSIGFPIIYTLTRSLKAWKARRTNRTVNKVRWSVHVKLTLVTSALLIVAGAVLYIVLEFDNPKTFGQLNAADTVFQSFFLSVMTRSGGFSTINIPDLNGSSLLVTDMLMFIGGGSASTAGGIKVTTLAVLFLAAFAEARGVQDMESFGRRIPSDVLRLGVSVVLWGATTVAVSSILILQISKAPLDFVLFDVISAFATSGLTTGLTASLPDAGVYIMAATMFMGRVGTVTLAAALAASQRQQYFKRPEERPIVG; encoded by the coding sequence ATGAGCGACCGCACCACCGCGATCAGCCTGAACCCGCTGAACCGCAGCCGCAGCTGGGCCGGGCGCGCTCGCAACGGCCTGCGCGAGTTCTCCGAGACCTCTCCGTCGCGCTTCGCGATCCTCATCTTCGCGAGCCTCATCCTCATCTTCACGGTGCTGTTCTCGCTCCCCATCTCGAGCGCGCGCGGAACCGTCACCGGTCTCGCCGATTCGCTGTTCACCGCCGTGTCGGTCATCTGCGTCACCGGCCTCTCGACCGTCGACATGGCGACGCACTGGTCGGTGTTCGGGCACATCGTCGTCTTCGTGGGCGTGCAGATCGGTGCGCTCGGCGTGCTGACGCTCGCGAGCATCCTGGGCCTCGCCGTGTCGCGGCGGCTCGGACTTCGCGCGAGGCTCATCGCCGCGAGCGACACCAACCCGCTCCGGATGCACCACGGCCCGGTCGCGGAGGGCCAAGCCGTGCGGCTCGGCGAGATCGGTTCGCTGCTCGTGACCGTCGCCATCAGCGCCCTCGTCATCGAGGCGGCACTCGCCGCGCTGCTGTTCCCGCGCATGCTGCTCGACGGCATCCCCGTGGGCGAGGCCGTCTGGTACAGCTTCTACTACTCGGCGATGGCCTTCACCAACACGGGCTTCGCGCCGAACGCCGAGGGGCTCGCGGCGTTCGAGAACGACTACTTCTTCTTGAGCGTGCTCATGATCGGGGTGTTCCTCGGCAGCATCGGCTTCCCCATCATCTACACGCTCACCCGCAGCCTCAAGGCGTGGAAGGCGAGACGCACGAACCGCACGGTGAACAAGGTGCGCTGGTCGGTGCACGTGAAGCTCACCCTCGTCACGAGTGCGCTGCTCATCGTGGCGGGGGCCGTGCTCTACATCGTGCTCGAGTTCGACAACCCGAAGACGTTCGGGCAGCTGAACGCCGCCGACACGGTCTTCCAGAGCTTCTTCCTCTCGGTGATGACGCGCTCGGGCGGGTTCTCGACGATCAACATCCCTGACCTCAACGGCTCGAGCCTCCTGGTCACCGACATGCTCATGTTCATCGGCGGCGGCTCGGCCTCGACGGCGGGTGGCATCAAGGTGACGACGCTCGCGGTGCTCTTCCTCGCCGCCTTCGCCGAAGCGCGCGGCGTGCAGGACATGGAGTCGTTCGGCCGGCGTATCCCGAGCGACGTGCTGCGACTCGGCGTCTCCGTGGTGCTGTGGGGGGCGACGACCGTGGCGGTGTCGAGCATCCTCATCCTGCAGATCTCGAAGGCACCGCTCGACTTCGTGCTCTTCGACGTCATCTCGGCCTTCGCCACCTCGGGGTTGACGACCGGCCTCACGGCGTCGCTGCCGGATGCGGGCGTCTACATCATGGCGGCCACCATGTTCATGGGCCGCGTTGGTACTGTGACACTTGCCGCAGCCCTGGCCGCGAGCCAGCGGCAGCAGTACTTCAAGCGCCCGGAAGAGAGGCCCATCGTTGGTTGA
- the aspS gene encoding aspartate--tRNA(Asn) ligase, with product MTERNPRTLVKNLAALEDGPVTVSGWVDTVRDQKKVQFVVLRDESGAVQLVNPRTDETEAVAETISGLAQGSFITVTGELKHDERVKLGGIEVKLATLEVVAAAIPETPIAGDTGIDKRMDWRFLDLRRPEQNLVFRVQTTLEHAWRTYWVEHDFIEIHTPKLMASASESRAELFEVDYFEGKAYLAQSPQFFKQMAQPAGFGKVFEVGPAFRADPSFTSRHATEFTSVDAEISWIDSHEDVMQLHEELMVAGLRAVKEKHGEEIKALFDVDIEVPTQPFPRIPLAEAKEIVASRGYVVPRDDADMDPEGERQIAAYVKETYGHDFVFLTDYAASIRPFYHMRNADDETITNSYDLVYNGVEISTGAQREHRVEVLIEQAREKGLDPEELEFYLDFFRYGVPPHGGFGMGLSRVLMLMLHQTNLREVVYLFRGPTRLTP from the coding sequence GTGACCGAACGCAACCCCCGCACCCTCGTCAAGAACCTCGCCGCCCTCGAAGACGGCCCCGTCACCGTCTCGGGATGGGTCGACACGGTTCGAGACCAGAAGAAGGTGCAGTTCGTCGTGTTGCGCGACGAGTCGGGTGCCGTGCAACTCGTCAACCCGCGTACCGACGAGACCGAAGCGGTTGCCGAGACCATCTCCGGCCTCGCGCAGGGCTCGTTCATCACCGTGACCGGTGAGCTGAAGCACGACGAACGCGTCAAGCTCGGCGGCATCGAAGTGAAGCTCGCCACCCTCGAGGTGGTCGCCGCCGCCATTCCCGAGACGCCGATCGCGGGCGACACCGGCATCGACAAGCGCATGGACTGGCGCTTCCTCGACCTGCGCCGCCCCGAGCAGAACCTCGTCTTCCGCGTGCAGACGACGCTCGAGCACGCCTGGCGCACCTACTGGGTCGAGCACGACTTCATCGAGATCCACACTCCCAAGCTCATGGCGTCGGCGAGCGAGTCGCGCGCCGAGCTGTTCGAGGTCGACTACTTCGAGGGCAAGGCCTACCTCGCGCAGAGCCCCCAGTTCTTCAAGCAGATGGCGCAGCCCGCCGGCTTCGGCAAGGTGTTCGAGGTCGGGCCCGCGTTCCGCGCCGACCCCTCGTTCACGAGCCGTCACGCCACCGAGTTCACGAGCGTCGACGCCGAGATCTCGTGGATCGACTCGCACGAAGACGTCATGCAGCTCCACGAGGAGCTCATGGTGGCCGGTCTCCGTGCCGTCAAGGAGAAGCACGGCGAGGAGATCAAGGCGCTGTTCGACGTCGACATCGAGGTGCCGACGCAGCCCTTCCCGCGCATCCCGCTCGCCGAGGCCAAGGAGATCGTCGCCTCACGCGGCTACGTCGTGCCCCGCGACGACGCCGACATGGACCCGGAGGGCGAGCGCCAGATCGCCGCCTACGTCAAGGAGACCTACGGCCACGACTTCGTGTTCCTCACCGACTACGCCGCGAGCATCCGGCCGTTCTACCACATGCGGAACGCCGACGACGAGACGATCACGAACAGCTACGACCTCGTGTACAACGGTGTCGAGATCTCCACCGGCGCGCAGCGCGAGCACCGCGTCGAGGTGCTCATCGAGCAGGCTCGCGAGAAGGGGCTCGACCCGGAGGAGCTCGAGTTCTACCTCGACTTCTTCCGCTACGGCGTGCCCCCGCACGGCGGGTTCGGCATGGGCCTGTCGCGCGTGCTCATGCTCATGCTGCACCAGACGAACCTGCGCGAGGTCGTGTACCTCTTCCGCGGCCCCACCCGCCTCACCCCGTAG